Proteins from a single region of Candidatus Eremiobacteraceae bacterium:
- a CDS encoding HAD family hydrolase, translated as MIRPGGVAAARHVLFDFDHTLGKDNRLEERVLLELAALYCPRVPSPVEITDALAEFRSGDISLDEMVEDAIADWGGKRHRDAPDEYRARCLALVPASVEATPGAKQLYDWLAERGVRHAILTNGWTELQLSKAAAAGYPGRVMTSQEIGYWKPDARAFRHACDALDFEIASTLYVGDSPEADVAGSKAAGLIACWADLDGRAYPTLLPAPDHTITKLSDLPRLLEDP; from the coding sequence GTGATCCGGCCGGGCGGCGTCGCCGCCGCCCGCCACGTGCTGTTCGACTTCGATCACACGCTCGGTAAAGACAATCGGCTCGAGGAGCGTGTGCTCCTCGAGCTTGCCGCGCTCTACTGCCCGCGCGTGCCGTCACCGGTGGAGATCACCGATGCGCTCGCCGAGTTCCGCAGCGGCGACATCTCCCTCGATGAGATGGTAGAGGATGCTATCGCGGATTGGGGCGGCAAGCGCCACCGCGACGCTCCCGACGAATACCGCGCGCGCTGCCTTGCCCTCGTGCCCGCGTCCGTTGAGGCGACTCCCGGCGCGAAGCAGCTATACGACTGGCTGGCGGAGCGCGGGGTGCGTCACGCCATCCTTACCAACGGCTGGACCGAATTGCAGCTGAGCAAAGCTGCTGCGGCGGGCTATCCGGGCCGCGTCATGACATCGCAAGAGATCGGCTATTGGAAGCCGGACGCGAGGGCGTTTCGACACGCATGCGACGCGCTCGATTTCGAGATCGCGTCCACGCTCTACGTGGGAGATTCGCCGGAGGCGGACGTCGCAGGTTCGAAAGCCGCCGGCCTCATCGCTTGTTGGGCCGATCTCGATGGGCGAGCGTATCCGACGCTCCTTCCGGCCCCCGACCATACGATCACGAAATTGTCTGATCTGCCCAGGCTGCTCGAAGATCCCTAA
- the rpsL gene encoding 30S ribosomal protein S12 produces the protein MPTISQLVRKGREKLRKKSKSPAFHVALTGAKPGHPDLPQRNKTIKQGNPLRRGVCTQVKTITPKKPNSALRKVARVRLTNGIEVTAYIPGIGHNLQEHSVVLIRGGRVKDLPGIRYHIIRGTLDTQGVQNRKQSRSKYGAKRPK, from the coding sequence TTGCCGACAATCAGTCAGCTCGTGCGCAAAGGCCGCGAGAAGCTCCGGAAGAAGTCGAAGTCGCCGGCGTTTCACGTCGCGTTGACCGGCGCAAAGCCGGGTCACCCCGACCTGCCGCAGCGCAACAAGACGATCAAGCAAGGCAATCCGCTGCGGCGCGGCGTCTGCACGCAAGTCAAGACGATCACGCCGAAAAAGCCGAACTCGGCGCTCCGTAAAGTCGCGCGCGTCCGGCTGACCAACGGCATCGAAGTCACCGCCTACATCCCCGGCATCGGGCACAACCTACAAGAGCACTCCGTCGTGCTGATCCGCGGCGGCCGCGTCAAAGATCTGCCCGGCATCCGCTACCACATCATCCGCGGTACGCTGGACACGCAGGGCGTTCAGAACCGCAAGCAGAGCCGTTCGAAATACGGCGCCAAACGACCCAAATAA
- the rpsG gene encoding 30S ribosomal protein S7: MPRKGPVPKRQVLPDPRFNSRTVARFINKVMLAGKKSIAERITYGALTIIGEKTGKDPMDVFTQAMNNAMPLVEVRPRRVGGATYQVPMEVRPDRRQAMGMRWLIGFARKRPGKTMEDRLAAELLDAANNQGASVKKREDTHRMAEANKAFAHYRW; encoded by the coding sequence ATGCCGCGAAAAGGACCGGTCCCCAAGCGTCAAGTGCTGCCCGACCCGCGCTTCAACTCGCGGACGGTCGCGCGCTTCATCAATAAGGTGATGCTCGCGGGCAAGAAGAGCATCGCTGAACGGATCACGTACGGCGCGCTCACGATCATCGGGGAGAAGACCGGTAAAGATCCCATGGACGTGTTCACGCAGGCGATGAACAACGCCATGCCGCTCGTCGAAGTGCGGCCGCGCCGCGTCGGCGGCGCCACGTATCAGGTGCCGATGGAAGTGCGCCCGGACCGGCGGCAGGCCATGGGCATGCGCTGGCTCATCGGGTTCGCTCGCAAGCGCCCCGGCAAGACGATGGAAGATCGCCTGGCAGCCGAGCTTCTCGATGCTGCGAACAACCAAGGCGCGTCGGTCAAAAAGCGCGAGGACACGCACCGCATGGCCGAGGCCAACAAGGCCTTCGCGCACTATCGCTGGTGA